GCTACAGCAGTGCCTTGACGTCCTTCAGCGACTGCTGCCAAGCCTCGTCCGGCTTCTGCTTGCCCTGCTCCACACGGGTCAGACCGTTCTGGATCGCCGTGTTGATGTCACCCGACTTCGCACCCATGAACTGCGGCACCATCGTCTTCACCGAAGCCGAGAAGATCTGCCCCACCGGCGCGTTGTTGAAGAACGGGTTCTTGAAGTCCTTGATCACCGCATCCTCGTACAGCGACACGGTCGACGGGAAGTTACCCAGAGCCCGGAACACCTTCGCCTGCTGCTCCGGAGCCACCAGCCACTTGGCCAGCTTCGCAGCCTCCTCGACGTTCTTACCCTGCTTCGGCAGCGTCAGGAACGAACCACCCCAGTTACCGCCGCCACCGGGAACAGCGGCGATGTCCCACTTACCCGAGGAGTCCTTGGCCTGCGACTGGATGTACGCCATCATCCACGACGGGCACGCCAGGGTCACGAACGAGCCCTTGGCCATACCCGCGTTCCAGTCCGCCGACCACGCCGCGATCTTCGCCGACAGACCCTTGTTGATCGCGTCGATCGTCAGATCCCACGCCTTCTTCACACCCGGGTTCGTGTCCGCGACGACCTTGTCACCGTCGTAGATACCGATCGGCTGCTGACCCAGGATCGACCGGTACATCACCGTCGGCCCGTCCATCCACGCCGAACCCTTGATGTTGGCGGCCTTGAAACGCTCGCCCGCCTTGATGTAGTCCTCCCACGTCGGCCACAGCTTGGAGACCTCATCACGCTCGGTCGGCAGACCCGCCTTCTCGAAGAAGTCCCGCCGGTAGCACATCGCCATACCGCCCACGTCGGTACCCAGACCGATCACCTCACCCGAAGCCGCCGAGCCCTGCTGCCACTTCCACGCCGGCCACTGCGCCTTGATGTCGTTCGCGCCGTAATCGGTCCAGTTGTAGAACTTGCCCGGGTTGGCCGTGAACTGACCCGCCCAGCCCTCCTCGATCGCCTCGATGTCCGCCGCACCCGTGTTCGTCGCCAGGTGCGCGGCCAGGTTCTTGTGGTGATCCTCAGCCTTGGTGATCCGCTCGGTGATCTCCACATTCGGGTTCAGCTGCTGGTACTCCTTGTACAGCTCCTTGTACCCGAACTCACCGAACGTCGCGATCGTGAGCTTCACCTTGCCGCCCGGCTTGCCGGGCTCCTCGCTGCCGCCGCAGGCGGCGGTGCCGAGGACGAGACCGACCGCGAGCAGCGGCGTCGCGACCGTGAGCAGGCGGCGACGGGCGCCGGATGTTGCAGAACCCATGGACTTCCTCCAGAGCGGGGATATGTAGGTGGTGCCGAGTTGCCTGTCAGACAGGGACCGCACTGGATGCGCGGCCCCGCCGGCCGTCCGGGCGTGACTCGCGCCGGACGGCCGGGGTGGTTCCGTGGGCTCGCCGCCGCCTTACGGGCCGACGACGAGGTTGACGACGGTGTTGGACGAGTTCGCCGTGCCGCCGGTGTTGTTGATCACCCGGGCGATGGTCCCGTTGCCGCCGAGCGAGACGGTGACCATGTTCCGGAAGGTGGTGCCGCTGGTCGGGACCTCGAAGGCCCGGTCGGCGACGACCGAGGGGTTGACGTTGAAGTAGCAGTAGCTGCCGAGGCCCCACGCCTGGTGCGAGGTCACGGAGTTGGCCACCTTGTACGCCGCGTAGCCGCGGGTGGACCCGTTCATCCAGGACGCCTGGTTCGGCGGGTCGTACGGCATCTCGTTCTGGAAGAAGTAGGTCCGGCCGCCGTTGCCGTTCCAGATCACCTGGTACTTCTGGTAGTGCTCGACGAACAGGCCGTAGAACGTGACGTTGTTGCCGTTCACGACCAGGCCGGTGTCGGCGGTGTTGGTGGTCCAGCCGACGCCCGAACCGTGGTCGGCGCGCCAGATCCAGGTGTGGTCGCCGATCACGTCGTGGCTGTTGATGACCAGGCTGGTGGTCGCCTTGCCCACGCCCGCGCCGCCGATGCGGAAGAACACGTCGTGCAGCGAGGTCGGGTTGGCGGCGTGGCTCGCGCCGGAGCCGGCCGGGCCGACCTGCATCAGCACGGACGAGTTCGTGGTGCCCGCGTCGATGAGGATGCCGGCGACCTTGACGCCGTCCACGTCGGCGACCGACATCGCCATCACGCCGTTGTCCGGGATGATGGTGGCCAGGCCCAGGCCCAGCACGACGGTGTCGGGCCGGGTGATCCGGATGGTGTCGCTGACGTGGTAGACGCCGGGAGTGAACAGCAGGTTCTGCCCGGCGGCCAGGGCCGCGTTGATGGAGGCCGCGGTGGCGCCGGCCTTCACGATGTGGAACTGGCTGATCGGCAGCGAGGTGCCCGCCGGGGTGCCCGCCGCCCAGGTGGTGCCGGTGCTGTTGCTGCGCAGCGCGGGCACGAACACCTGGTAGGCGCCCTGCGCGTCGACGTACAGGAACGGCTTCTCGCGCACCACCGGGGTGTTGCCGACGTTGGTGTACGGCGGGCTCGGGAACGTGTTGCCGGGCGCGCCCTGCGTGCCGACGAACACCATGTTCCAGTTCGAGCCGGTCCAGCTGCCGAACTGCGAGTTACGCGTGATCCACTGCTGCTGGCTGCCCGAGTTCACCTGGCCGTCGATCTTGACGTCGGAGAACCAGCCGCCGCTGGCCCAGCCGCCGTCGTCGAGCAGCAGGTTGCCGCGCACGTGCATGCGCCGGTACGGCGCCGCCTGCGACACGGCCCAGCGGTCGGTGCCGCCGGTCGGGGTCACCGACAGGTTCTCCGCCCCGCGCCAGAAGTTCTGGGTGGCGTTGTTCGGCGGGAACCAGTCGGCCTCCACGTGCACCGAGCCGTTGATGTTCACCGCGTCCGGGGAGAAGCCCAGGCCGAGGACCTGCGTGTAGAAGCCGACGTTGACGTTGACGTTGTAGCTGCCCGGCTTGAACATCAGCGCGTACCGCTGCGAACCGAACTGGTTCGTCTCCTGGCCGGAGAAGACGCTGTTCAGCTGGGACTGGATGGTGGAGGCCGACATGGACGGGTCGAAGACGCGCACGTTCGGCCCGAGGTCGGGGTTGTTCGGGTTAGGCGGCACGGTGCTGGGCGAGGGCTGCGGCCCGCCGACCGGGGTGAGGTAGAACGACTGCGCTCCCGTCCCGTTGCAGGTGTACTGGACCAGCTGCACGCTGTCGGCGGTGGAGGCCGCCGGCACGTCGAGGCACTTGCCGCTGTGCCGGCTGACGAAGTGGTACGCCCCGTCGGCCTCCTGCACCGGCAGCCACTGCTGGTTGTTGCCGCCGCCGTAGAGCCACAGGTGGATGGCGGCGTTGTCGGCGGTCGAGACGTTGGAGACGTCCCAGACCTGGTTGACGTTCGGGCCGACGCCGGCCCGGAAGTAGCCGCCGCTGGTGGCGTCGAAGCGCCACTGCTGCGCCGTGGTGCCGTTGCAGGTGTACTGCTGCACCGCGGTGCCGTTGGCGGTGGCCGCCGAGCGCGCGTCCACGCACTTGCCGCTGGCCTTGTTCACCACCGTGTACGTGGTGCCCGACGTGACGGCGGCCTGCGCCGACGGGGCGCCGAGCACGACCACCACGGCCACGCCCACGCTCGCCAGCACCGACGCGGTCAGCGCCGAGACGATCGCCCGCCGCCTCATGAGAAGCTCCACTTCTGGTTCGCGCCCGTGGTGCAGGACCAGATCTGCAGGCGGGTGCCGTCGGCCGAGGTGTTGTCCTTGACGTCCAGGCAGGTGCCCGAGAACTGGTTCACGAACTGCTGGGTGGAGCTGTTGTAGGTCCACTTCTGCGAGCTGCCGGTGTGGCAGTCCCACAGGTGCACCAGGGTGCCGTTGGCGGCGCTGGGCCCGACGATGTCCATGCACTTGCCGAGCGCGCTCAGCCGGCCGGACGAGTCGCGGGTCCAGGACTGCGCGCCGGTGCCGTTGCAGCCGTAGATCTGGATCGCGGTGCCGTTGGCGGTGGCCGCGCCGGCCACGTCGACGCACTTGCCGCCCAGGCCGGTGATCGGGCTGGTGCCCGTGCCGCCGCCCCCGCCGCTGCCGGGCGTGCCCGACCAGGTGAAGGTCGCGGTGGTACGCGCGGGCAGGGTGTACACGAAGGACTGGTTGCCCCAGTTGACGCGCACCGACTGCGACGAGGTGCCGCCGTTGTGTGCGATCAGGGCCTTCGAGCCGTCCGGGTTCTTCCACGCGACGTTCTGCACGGTGCCGTTGGCGGTGGAGTCGATCCGGTACGCCCCCGGCTTGACGAACTTGGTCAGGTGGCCGGTGGTGTAGTACTCGATGGTGTAGTCGACCTGGCCGGCCCGGGTGCCGCCCTCCTGCACGGTGATCAGGCCGGTGCAGACGTCACAGCCGCCGTTGTGCGGGCCCATGTACTGGTTGAGCGCCAGGCTCCACTTGACCAGGCTGCCGCTCCAGTTACGGGCGTAGTTGACGATGTCGGCCATGTCCTCGTTGTGCTGGTTGCCGATCCAGGTGCCGCCCGAGTGCTCGGTGCTGAACTGCTTCACCGACGGGTACTGGTTGTGCACCTGGGTCCCGACCGCCGGGTCGCCGAAGTAGCCGTGCCAGGCGATGCCGCCAAACAGCGGGTCGTTGCGGACGCCCGCGTCGGCCAGGGTGCCCGCGCTCATGCTGGCGTAGTCGCCGTAGTTCCAGTCGTGGATCAGCACCTTGGTGTTGATGCCCGCGGCCCGGAACGCCGGGTAGACGTGGTTCTTCGTCAGCTCGATCAGCCCGGAGGTGTTCCAGCTCATACCCGGGTAGTTCATCGCCGTCGGGTTGCCGGCCTGGCAGCAGTTCGGCTCGTTCTGCACCGAGATGTAGTCGACCGGCACGCCGATCGCCTGGTAGCTCTGGATGTACTTGACCAGGTACTGGGCGTACATGCCGTAGTACTCGGCCTTGAGCCAGCCCATCTGGTCCATCCGGCCGTTGTCCTTCATCCAGCCCGGCGCGCTCCACGGCACGCCCTTGACGCGCAGGGCGGGGTTGAGCTGCTTGGCCTGCTGGGTGAGCAGCCGGACGTCGGTGTCGTAGCCGTTGCTGCCGAAGTCGTTGAGGTTGCAGCAGGTGTCGTCGAGCGAGATCATGCCCGGCCGGGACAGGTCCGAGGCGCCGATCGGGTTGCGCACGAACGACAGGCCGATGCCCTGGCTCGGCGAGAACAGCTTCGCCATCACCTGGTCGCGGGTGGCCGCGCTGATCGGGCCGCCGCGCAGCAGGTACGCCGTGGTGTCCGTGATGGACGCGCCGCCGCCCTCGAACTGCTGGTATGTGGTGCCCTCGTTGACGGTGATCGTGTGGTTGGCGCTGCCTCCGGCCGGACCGAAGTTGATGTTCGCCTGCTGCTGCAGACCCCGGGTGACGGTGCGCCCGCCGGAGTCGGAGGTGGTGGTGAGCCAGATGCTCACCGGTTCGTTGGCGGCCAGCGCGGGCTGGGCGATCATCGAGCCGCCCACCAGCAGCGCGGTGGCCGTGGTGGCGGTGACCGCGATGGTGGTGGTCCAGCCTGATCGAGGACGGAACACGCGGGACCCTCCTTTCGACGCGAGATGGCACGCGATCCCCGCCGGGCGCGCCGCGTGAGAGGCGGCGCGTCGTGACGGTTCGCGTGATGCTGGGGGCGGGCCGGGCGGCGGTGGGGCTCCCGCCGTACCCGGCCCGGATGTTCCTCGGTACCCAGAACCCTCGATGTAACTGATGTAACAAAATGATCAGGGTTCTGTTGACAGCAATGAAACATGTAGCTTTCTTGCCTGTCAAGGGTTGGCAATGTCCGAGAAAGACAGCATCAAACACCAGTGTTTCATTGAAACAAAATGAAACTGCGCCTGCCAGCCACATTATCCATCGATCATGGGCGGTAGCGGTTCCGATGCGGCTGCCAGAAATCTCGCGCCTGGCGAGACAAAGAGATCGTTGGATGTCCAGGCGTTTACCGACCCGACCGCAGATGGCGTCGGAGTGCTACTCGCCGTCGAAGTACTCTTCGAGAATGAGGCGAGCGCGGTCAGGCACTTCCTCGTCGGGAAACACGTCAGCACACAGTGCCAGGACTTCTTCGACGGACGCCAGACCGAGGCGGGAAATCAGGAAGTGGATGTCCTCACCGTCGCGGCGCCTGGCGGCGAAGACCTTCATCGCCAGCAGATGCTCCGGGGAAGCCGCGGCGACCCGGAGCCCTGGGTGATCGAACACCTTCGGCGCCGCCGGATCGCCACCGGGCGCCACATAGACGCTGGCCTGCTCGTTCAACCACCACTGCGGTAGGCCCATCTCGGCGGCAACCGCTCGAGCCTCGTCCAGCACGATCCCGTGCGGCTGGAAGACCGCGGCGATGTCACGCGTCGAGCGCCTTGCGTCGTAGGCGAGAGCCATCGCAGCACCGCCGAACACATAGAGATCGGCGACGACGCCCTTCGCGGCGAGACGATCACCCAGTCGCCGGAACGCCACCTCGATGGCGGCGCGGTCGAGCAGCGGATCCTCGGCGCTCACGCGACCTCCAGCTCCTGGGCCGAAACGTAGACTCCACGCTTGCGGAAGGCCGCAGGTGCGTGCACCAGCGCGTCCGCACGTGCCGCACGTGTGTTGAAGGGGAACCACCACGTTCGCAGGGTCCTCGCTTCACACCACGCGGGCGCGCCTCGGCCGTCGCGGGCGGACAGGTGCTCGGCCAACGCCGCGAGGAACACGTCCCAGTGCTGATCCCCGGTCGACGCGGGCTCTGCGAGCAGCAGCTTATGCCGCGTCGCGGCCGGCGCCCAGCGGTACTCCTCCAGGAACTCCGCGATGTAGCGCCATCGCTGCGAGTCGCCCGAGGCCAGCAGATCGCCGAGCCGAGCCATGGTCATCGGTTCGTACGGTCGGCTGCTGCGGGATTCCTCCACACCGACGACAATAGTGCAGCCGCCTGGTCCCGGATCGAACCCGCGCCACCCCGCTCCGGTCACACCCCGCTCGGGCTATCCACCCGATACCGGCGCGGTCGAGTCGCGGATGACCAGTTCGGTGCCGAGCGATACGTGCACCGCCTCCAGGGTGTGCCGGTCGAGCAGCCGCATGAGCATGGTCACCGCCATCCGGCCCATCTCCTGCAACGGCTGGCGCACCGTGGTCAGCATCGGCGTGGTCGCCCGGCTCACGTCGATGTCGTCGAACCCGGCCACGGACAGGTCCTGCGGCACCCGCAGCCCGCGCTCGGCCGCCGCGGCCAGCGCCCCCACCGCCATCTTGTCGTTGAACGCGACCAGCGCCGTCGGCCGCTGCGGCAGGTCCAGCAGCTCCCCCGCCGCCCGGTAGCCGTTCTCGGTGTTCGGCTCGTTCACGTGCCGTACCAGCTCCGGCGTGGGCAGCACCCCCGCGTCGGCCAGCGGCGCGACGTAGCCGGCCATACGCGCGTCGTTGGCCAGCCACTCCGGCGGGCCGCCGATGATGCCCACCCGCCGGTGCCCCAGCTCGACCAGGTGCGACATCAGCCGCCGCGCCCCGGCGAAGTGCGCCGCCGACACGGTCACGATGTCCTTCGGCGGCTGCGTCCGGGGATCGATCACTACGAACGGGAACTGCTGGTCGCGCAGCCGGACCAGGTGCTCCGGCGGGTCCGGGGGCAGGATCATGATGGCGCCCGCGATGCCCGGCCGCTCGGTGAGGCCCGGCAGGACCGACACCGACTGCGCCGCCTCGCCCGCGTTCAGCACCATCTGCCGCCCGTGCAGCTCGATGGTCTCGGCGATCGAGCTGACGATCAGGCCGAAGTAGTCGGTGAGCACGTACGGGCAGCGCACGAAGATCGCGCCGGAGGCGGGCGGCTGGTCGCCCCGGCGCAGCGGGGCCTTGTCGCCGCGCCGCTGCACGGCCTGCAACACCAGCTCTCGCGTGTGCGGCGCGACGTTGGCCGCCCCGTTGAGCACGCGGGAGACCGTCGCGATCGACAGACCCGTCTCCGCCGCGATGTCGCGAACCGTGGCCCGCACCCCGACCGTCCTAGGCATGGCCGCACACGATACCCGCCGCCGCCACGGAGCGTAAGCACCCGTCACCGAACACGGGGTGAGCGCGGTGTGCCCTGCCACGGCCCGGTTCGCGGCCGGGCGAGTGACATCGATCGGCTGCTATGCGCTCTCCCGATACCACTCCTACGTCCCAGGAGGCCGCCATGACCAGAACGTTCCGCGGCCGGGTGTCGCGGCTGACCGCCGCCGCCCTGCTCGGCACGACCCTGCTCC
The Catellatospora sp. IY07-71 DNA segment above includes these coding regions:
- a CDS encoding ricin-type beta-trefoil lectin domain protein; the encoded protein is MFRPRSGWTTTIAVTATTATALLVGGSMIAQPALAANEPVSIWLTTTSDSGGRTVTRGLQQQANINFGPAGGSANHTITVNEGTTYQQFEGGGASITDTTAYLLRGGPISAATRDQVMAKLFSPSQGIGLSFVRNPIGASDLSRPGMISLDDTCCNLNDFGSNGYDTDVRLLTQQAKQLNPALRVKGVPWSAPGWMKDNGRMDQMGWLKAEYYGMYAQYLVKYIQSYQAIGVPVDYISVQNEPNCCQAGNPTAMNYPGMSWNTSGLIELTKNHVYPAFRAAGINTKVLIHDWNYGDYASMSAGTLADAGVRNDPLFGGIAWHGYFGDPAVGTQVHNQYPSVKQFSTEHSGGTWIGNQHNEDMADIVNYARNWSGSLVKWSLALNQYMGPHNGGCDVCTGLITVQEGGTRAGQVDYTIEYYTTGHLTKFVKPGAYRIDSTANGTVQNVAWKNPDGSKALIAHNGGTSSQSVRVNWGNQSFVYTLPARTTATFTWSGTPGSGGGGGTGTSPITGLGGKCVDVAGAATANGTAIQIYGCNGTGAQSWTRDSSGRLSALGKCMDIVGPSAANGTLVHLWDCHTGSSQKWTYNSSTQQFVNQFSGTCLDVKDNTSADGTRLQIWSCTTGANQKWSFS
- a CDS encoding LacI family DNA-binding transcriptional regulator — its product is MPRTVGVRATVRDIAAETGLSIATVSRVLNGAANVAPHTRELVLQAVQRRGDKAPLRRGDQPPASGAIFVRCPYVLTDYFGLIVSSIAETIELHGRQMVLNAGEAAQSVSVLPGLTERPGIAGAIMILPPDPPEHLVRLRDQQFPFVVIDPRTQPPKDIVTVSAAHFAGARRLMSHLVELGHRRVGIIGGPPEWLANDARMAGYVAPLADAGVLPTPELVRHVNEPNTENGYRAAGELLDLPQRPTALVAFNDKMAVGALAAAAERGLRVPQDLSVAGFDDIDVSRATTPMLTTVRQPLQEMGRMAVTMLMRLLDRHTLEAVHVSLGTELVIRDSTAPVSGG
- a CDS encoding DUF6036 family nucleotidyltransferase, producing MSAEDPLLDRAAIEVAFRRLGDRLAAKGVVADLYVFGGAAMALAYDARRSTRDIAAVFQPHGIVLDEARAVAAEMGLPQWWLNEQASVYVAPGGDPAAPKVFDHPGLRVAAASPEHLLAMKVFAARRRDGEDIHFLISRLGLASVEEVLALCADVFPDEEVPDRARLILEEYFDGE
- a CDS encoding RICIN domain-containing protein; amino-acid sequence: MRRRAIVSALTASVLASVGVAVVVVLGAPSAQAAVTSGTTYTVVNKASGKCVDARSAATANGTAVQQYTCNGTTAQQWRFDATSGGYFRAGVGPNVNQVWDVSNVSTADNAAIHLWLYGGGNNQQWLPVQEADGAYHFVSRHSGKCLDVPAASTADSVQLVQYTCNGTGAQSFYLTPVGGPQPSPSTVPPNPNNPDLGPNVRVFDPSMSASTIQSQLNSVFSGQETNQFGSQRYALMFKPGSYNVNVNVGFYTQVLGLGFSPDAVNINGSVHVEADWFPPNNATQNFWRGAENLSVTPTGGTDRWAVSQAAPYRRMHVRGNLLLDDGGWASGGWFSDVKIDGQVNSGSQQQWITRNSQFGSWTGSNWNMVFVGTQGAPGNTFPSPPYTNVGNTPVVREKPFLYVDAQGAYQVFVPALRSNSTGTTWAAGTPAGTSLPISQFHIVKAGATAASINAALAAGQNLLFTPGVYHVSDTIRITRPDTVVLGLGLATIIPDNGVMAMSVADVDGVKVAGILIDAGTTNSSVLMQVGPAGSGASHAANPTSLHDVFFRIGGAGVGKATTSLVINSHDVIGDHTWIWRADHGSGVGWTTNTADTGLVVNGNNVTFYGLFVEHYQKYQVIWNGNGGRTYFFQNEMPYDPPNQASWMNGSTRGYAAYKVANSVTSHQAWGLGSYCYFNVNPSVVADRAFEVPTSGTTFRNMVTVSLGGNGTIARVINNTGGTANSSNTVVNLVVGP
- a CDS encoding extracellular solute-binding protein, with the protein product MGSATSGARRRLLTVATPLLAVGLVLGTAACGGSEEPGKPGGKVKLTIATFGEFGYKELYKEYQQLNPNVEITERITKAEDHHKNLAAHLATNTGAADIEAIEEGWAGQFTANPGKFYNWTDYGANDIKAQWPAWKWQQGSAASGEVIGLGTDVGGMAMCYRRDFFEKAGLPTERDEVSKLWPTWEDYIKAGERFKAANIKGSAWMDGPTVMYRSILGQQPIGIYDGDKVVADTNPGVKKAWDLTIDAINKGLSAKIAAWSADWNAGMAKGSFVTLACPSWMMAYIQSQAKDSSGKWDIAAVPGGGGNWGGSFLTLPKQGKNVEEAAKLAKWLVAPEQQAKVFRALGNFPSTVSLYEDAVIKDFKNPFFNNAPVGQIFSASVKTMVPQFMGAKSGDINTAIQNGLTRVEQGKQKPDEAWQQSLKDVKALL